The proteins below come from a single Diadema setosum chromosome 21, eeDiaSeto1, whole genome shotgun sequence genomic window:
- the LOC140244734 gene encoding uncharacterized protein, whose product MATLKENTVYILLSIALIWNYRCMASNAESTNNKSSDCPDGATHIILCKLSQSNINSCLSADEDTNTCNACGDKFFLKEHFNRCTICHKCSDCGTNKRLIAHCTDTSNTVCKSTNTEPTTTSQESTTELYTGSTAELCAGSTTELYTESTTAAELTMTTEKTTQKNVPDPGSSLYRLHVALIVICVLCLLFILMILALVVYLLWKLNFLSWLRRLIQRNNGVRNQRK is encoded by the exons ATGGCGACACTTAAAGAGAATACTGTATATATTCTTCTGTCGATTGCACTCATCTGGAACTATAGATGCATGGCTTCGAATGCG GAATCGACGAACAACAAGAGTTCTGATTGCCCGGACGGTGCCACTCATATCATACTCTGCAAGTTGAGCCAGAGCAATATCAATTCATGTCTCAGTGCCGATGAAGACACTAATAC ATGTAACGCTTGTGGGGATAAATTTTTCCTCAAAGAGCATTTCAATCGGTGCACgatttgccacaaatgttcggactGTGGAACGAACAAACGACTCATTGCTCATTGCACCGATACGTCAAACACAGTCTGTAAAAGTACCAACACCGAACCAACGACGACTTCACAAGAATCAACAACAGAACTCTATACGGGATCAACGGCTGAACTCTGTGCTGGATCAACCACAGAACTCTATACGGAATCAACTACTGCAGCTGAGTTAACAATGACTACCGAAAAGACTACACAGAAGAATGTTCCTGACCCAG GTTCGTCGCTCTATCGTCTGCATGTGGCACTGATAGTGATCTGTGTTCTCTGTCTTCTCTTTATCCTCATGATCCTGGCACTGGTGGTGTATCTTCTATGGAAATTGAATTTTCTCAGCTGGTTACGTCGTCTGATACAGAGAAACAATGGAGTAAGAAATCAACGAAAGTGA